The Shewanella japonica genome has a window encoding:
- a CDS encoding TonB-dependent receptor, with amino-acid sequence MGTNPTKIATALSLILSVSAASFVSTANAETTNTSSTTEPAAINAETETIVVIGRSEANPLNIAANVHVIGPADIEMSGAVSLTDLLRSQAGIQVSDNNSGTTFAMRGFTASQAASNTLILIDGRRLNNIDISAPSLNAVALNQVERVEVLYGSAGVVYGDQAVGGVINIITKAPSGTGGGLELSAGSFDTYEAKGDISGQINDAWRYYLAGSYNQSDNYRDNNESETGSILGRLQYQSDKQQFFVEASYYDDNRQAPGALTLAQFEDDPSQAAPFTDDDYTHEMTTALRSGYEYQLTNEWALAADINYSDTLTTNFLWGSAGRIERNLFSFSPKATGNYQLEQGDLDIVAGIDLSVGEADFDLAYTQRNNEQKMASVYVQASVPLTSTLSYVVGGRYSEVTDDLTDQTLYPNGVELDNDAHAFELGLNYRPSIEHRFYIRANDNFRFAKVDEQAYTPVTTIGLDPQTGRSYEAGWDWTESLYTFKLNAYVLDLEDEIVYDAGRTDGPQGGGANVNADASRRFGVNTSFDVQLSEDWLLGASYDYIDAEFTEGENEGKALSWVAEHNARAYVSYDIASEWQVFAEGIYTGERYIEGDNANVDPKLDSYVLANLALNYTRDNWSASLRADNLFDEEYVSAGYYSAWGNGYYSGNGRSVRLTAGYRF; translated from the coding sequence ATGGGTACTAATCCAACTAAAATCGCCACTGCACTGAGCCTGATATTAAGTGTTTCTGCTGCAAGTTTTGTTTCAACTGCTAATGCTGAAACGACTAATACATCATCAACTACTGAGCCTGCTGCTATCAATGCAGAAACAGAAACCATTGTGGTTATAGGTCGAAGTGAAGCTAACCCACTGAATATTGCTGCTAACGTGCACGTCATTGGCCCCGCAGACATTGAGATGAGCGGTGCTGTAAGCTTAACTGACTTACTACGCAGCCAAGCGGGTATTCAAGTGTCTGATAATAATTCAGGTACGACCTTTGCTATGCGTGGTTTTACCGCATCGCAAGCTGCCAGTAACACTCTTATTTTGATTGATGGTCGCCGTTTAAATAATATCGATATTTCTGCGCCTAGTTTGAATGCGGTAGCGTTAAACCAAGTTGAGCGTGTCGAAGTGCTATATGGTAGTGCTGGTGTCGTATACGGTGATCAAGCCGTGGGTGGTGTCATTAATATTATCACTAAAGCTCCTAGCGGAACAGGTGGTGGTCTTGAGCTAAGCGCTGGTAGTTTTGATACCTATGAAGCTAAAGGTGATATTTCTGGCCAAATCAATGATGCATGGCGTTATTACTTAGCGGGTAGCTACAACCAAAGCGATAACTATCGTGATAATAACGAGAGTGAAACGGGTTCTATTTTAGGACGTTTACAGTATCAGTCTGATAAACAGCAGTTTTTTGTAGAAGCCAGCTACTATGACGATAATCGTCAAGCACCAGGTGCTTTAACCTTAGCGCAATTTGAAGATGATCCTAGTCAAGCAGCACCATTCACAGATGATGACTACACCCATGAAATGACCACAGCACTGCGAAGTGGTTATGAGTATCAATTAACTAATGAGTGGGCTTTAGCCGCTGATATAAATTATTCAGATACCTTAACAACTAACTTTTTATGGGGGAGTGCTGGGCGAATCGAGCGTAACTTATTTAGCTTTTCACCTAAAGCGACGGGTAATTACCAGTTAGAGCAAGGTGATTTAGACATTGTCGCTGGTATTGATTTAAGCGTTGGTGAAGCTGATTTTGATCTGGCTTACACTCAAAGAAACAATGAACAAAAAATGGCAAGCGTTTACGTTCAAGCCTCGGTGCCATTAACAAGTACATTATCTTACGTCGTGGGTGGCCGCTATAGTGAAGTGACTGATGATTTAACCGATCAAACTTTATATCCAAACGGTGTCGAGCTTGATAATGACGCCCATGCATTTGAGTTAGGTTTAAATTATCGTCCAAGTATCGAACATCGCTTTTACATTCGTGCTAACGATAACTTCCGTTTTGCTAAAGTTGATGAGCAGGCTTACACACCAGTAACCACAATAGGGTTAGACCCACAAACTGGTCGTTCATATGAAGCAGGATGGGATTGGACAGAAAGCTTATACACCTTCAAATTAAACGCTTATGTACTCGATTTAGAAGATGAGATTGTTTATGACGCTGGGCGCACAGATGGCCCACAAGGTGGCGGTGCAAACGTTAATGCGGATGCATCTCGCCGTTTTGGGGTTAACACCAGCTTTGATGTTCAATTATCAGAAGATTGGTTATTAGGAGCATCATATGACTACATTGATGCTGAGTTCACTGAAGGTGAAAATGAAGGTAAGGCTTTGTCTTGGGTTGCTGAACATAATGCACGTGCTTATGTCAGTTATGACATTGCAAGTGAGTGGCAAGTGTTTGCTGAAGGCATTTACACCGGTGAGCGTTATATCGAAGGTGATAATGCCAATGTTGACCCTAAATTAGACAGCTATGTGTTAGCTAACCTTGCACTGAATTACACTCGTGATAATTGGTCTGCAAGTTTGCGTGCGGATAATTTATTTGATGAAGAGTACGTCAGCGCTGGCTATTACTCTGCATGGGGTAATGGTTATTATTCAGGGAATGGCCGCTCTGTACGTTTGACTGCTGGATACCGTTTTTAG
- a CDS encoding DUF3622 domain-containing protein: MSKSKKYDFRVLAVGDTFKAEITRRMSATKTVVSKSHDGFATEEEATAWGQKELTGFMATQAERNKRKTEKKIKAKSIADAIAAEALIDDENELNLTDSED, encoded by the coding sequence ATGAGCAAAAGTAAGAAGTACGATTTTCGTGTGTTAGCCGTTGGCGATACCTTTAAAGCAGAAATCACCCGTCGTATGAGTGCAACCAAGACTGTTGTATCTAAAAGTCATGATGGCTTTGCAACAGAAGAAGAAGCGACGGCATGGGGCCAAAAAGAACTGACAGGCTTTATGGCCACACAGGCTGAGCGCAACAAACGCAAAACAGAAAAGAAAATTAAAGCAAAATCAATTGCAGACGCGATTGCTGCAGAAGCACTTATTGACGATGAAAATGAATTGAATCTAACTGATTCAGAGGATTAG